One Methanocaldococcus villosus KIN24-T80 genomic window carries:
- a CDS encoding SWIM zinc finger family protein, whose product MYDERIKERGKNYYINGLVKYCIKLGNKLYGKVVGSDIYNVEVDLKTLEGVCSCPYRYNCKHAYALILAYKNNDYVDGDSLFNELKKRDKEEIINILKNIVVNNYLWETFLEKESLGDKALKLIKLINYDKKAIYTFLSFLRNNVKNLSNKELLKIIKAMLDYDIYYYEEHYLEALELIINEILKRDDEDTIEELLKLYNKHKNELWLIEELLFY is encoded by the coding sequence ATGTATGATGAGAGAATAAAAGAGAGAGGTAAAAATTATTATATAAATGGATTGGTTAAGTACTGTATCAAATTAGGAAATAAGCTTTATGGGAAGGTTGTAGGGTCGGATATATATAATGTTGAAGTTGATTTAAAAACATTAGAGGGTGTCTGTTCATGTCCATACAGATATAACTGTAAGCATGCATATGCTTTAATCTTAGCATATAAAAATAATGATTATGTAGATGGAGATAGCCTCTTTAATGAATTAAAAAAGAGAGATAAAGAGGAGATTATTAATATATTAAAGAATATTGTTGTAAATAACTACTTATGGGAAACCTTTTTAGAGAAAGAAAGTTTAGGAGATAAAGCTTTAAAGTTAATAAAACTAATAAACTATGATAAAAAAGCTATATACACTTTTTTATCTTTTTTAAGAAATAATGTTAAAAATCTATCTAATAAAGAACTATTAAAAATAATAAAAGCAATGTTAGATTATGACATCTACTATTATGAAGAACATTACTTAGAAGCTTTAGAACTTATAATAAATGAGATATTAAAGAGAGATGATGAAGATACAATAGAGGAGTTATTAAAGTTATATAACAAACATAAAAATGAGTTGTGGCTAATTGAAGAACTTCTATTTTACTAA
- a CDS encoding cation:proton antiporter subunit C: MDLQIASFIVSGLLVIIGLYGVFFIDNVLKKIIALEFLGNGVNLFLIAIGYNKIIPIKLPGISNEFFIKNSAYPLTHALVLTNIVIEASMLAVMLGIAIILYKKYKTLKGSVILKED, encoded by the coding sequence ATGGATCTACAAATAGCATCATTTATAGTTTCTGGATTGTTGGTAATTATTGGCCTTTATGGGGTTTTTTTCATTGATAATGTTTTAAAAAAAATCATAGCTTTAGAATTTTTAGGCAATGGTGTTAATCTATTTTTAATAGCTATTGGATATAATAAAATTATTCCAATAAAACTTCCAGGCATCTCTAATGAATTTTTTATAAAAAATTCTGCCTATCCTCTAACTCATGCACTGGTTTTAACAAACATTGTTATTGAAGCTTCAATGTTGGCTGTTATGTTAGGAATTGCCATAATTCTTTATAAGAAATATAAAACACTAAAAGGTTCAGTTATATTAAAAGAGGATTGA
- the ehbF gene encoding energy conserving hydrogenase EhbF, translating into MELLPLIVVFPLIMAIIMNILHGKDKVIEYLTYIIAISLIILPFLANYGYYYFGGHGVIDGLVSGIAYLYNPAKKIIIITLAIVASLILIAGMSEKQKNSMFVTLTLMGFASVSAIILSDDLFNLYVFFEIISIVQSGLTILSGTENAYKAALRYLIIGNAAGALMLLGIGILLANTGTLNITDMKSLLPENITIYMAMLLLTVGLAYGAGLPPFHNIKADLYGRAKGFISAILQTYSKFILVGILLVMLKLFNGLSIFENTHAILIALGVFAMVFGVVMALLQKDYKRLLAYHAISQGGYVATGIAIGTPLGIVAGVFHAINHVIYKSALFLGAYIVSHKKGSNLYKLGGLISVMPFIAFLILCAKLAISGVPPFNGYQSKLLLAQAAMQANYPEIAIIMIIVSIGTFVSMMKAFYLIFLKPNNVEELKDFKCPKLAVFSLTVLVALCIIIGIYPDIVLNYLWKVFGKVL; encoded by the coding sequence ATGGAGCTACTACCTCTAATTGTGGTATTTCCATTAATAATGGCTATTATAATGAACATATTACATGGGAAAGATAAAGTTATTGAATATCTAACTTACATTATAGCCATTTCTTTAATAATCTTGCCCTTCTTAGCTAACTATGGCTACTACTACTTTGGAGGACATGGGGTTATTGATGGACTTGTGTCTGGGATAGCCTATCTCTACAATCCAGCTAAGAAAATCATTATTATTACACTTGCAATAGTAGCCTCTCTAATTTTAATAGCAGGAATGAGTGAAAAGCAAAAAAATAGCATGTTTGTTACATTAACATTAATGGGGTTTGCCTCTGTATCAGCCATTATACTATCTGATGATCTCTTTAACCTTTATGTCTTTTTTGAGATAATTTCAATTGTTCAATCAGGTTTAACTATTCTCTCTGGAACTGAAAATGCATATAAGGCTGCATTAAGATATTTGATAATAGGAAATGCTGCAGGAGCATTGATGTTATTAGGTATTGGGATACTTTTAGCTAATACAGGAACATTAAATATAACAGATATGAAATCCCTACTACCAGAAAATATAACAATTTATATGGCTATGCTCTTATTAACTGTTGGATTAGCATATGGTGCAGGACTTCCTCCATTCCATAATATAAAAGCAGATCTTTATGGAAGAGCAAAAGGATTTATATCAGCTATATTACAAACATATTCAAAGTTTATACTTGTAGGAATTCTATTAGTTATGCTAAAACTATTTAATGGCTTATCAATATTTGAAAACACTCATGCAATTCTCATAGCTTTAGGAGTTTTTGCTATGGTATTTGGTGTAGTTATGGCATTATTGCAGAAAGATTATAAGAGATTACTAGCTTATCATGCTATTAGCCAAGGTGGTTATGTAGCAACAGGTATTGCCATTGGAACCCCTTTGGGTATAGTAGCAGGGGTGTTTCATGCTATAAATCATGTTATCTATAAATCAGCTCTATTCTTAGGAGCTTATATTGTTAGTCATAAAAAAGGTAGTAATTTGTATAAATTAGGAGGTTTAATATCAGTAATGCCATTTATTGCCTTCTTAATACTTTGTGCTAAATTAGCAATATCAGGAGTTCCTCCATTTAATGGTTATCAAAGTAAGCTTCTCTTAGCCCAAGCTGCTATGCAAGCTAACTATCCAGAAATAGCTATAATAATGATTATTGTAAGTATAGGAACTTTTGTTTCAATGATGAAAGCCTTTTATCTAATCTTTTTAAAACCAAACAATGTTGAAGAGTTAAAAGATTTTAAATGTCCAAAATTAGCCGTATTTAGCTTAACTGTTTTAGTAGCTCTATGTATCATAATTGGGATATATCCTGACATTGTTTTAAACTATTTATGGAAGGTGTTTGGAAAGGTGCTTTAA
- the tmk gene encoding dTMP kinase: MFIVFEGIDGSGKTTQAKLLAEKLKAFFTYEPTDGDVGKLIRAILREKRDVDNRTLALLFAADRIEHNKIIKKELKKRDVVCDRYFYSSLAYQSVSGVDEDFIKNINRYIIEPDITFLLIIDIEKALERKNKDMFENKDFLEKVQNKYLELAKEYNFIVIDANRDVEEIHRDILKHLSKHLP; this comes from the coding sequence ATGTTTATAGTTTTTGAAGGTATAGATGGTTCAGGAAAGACTACACAAGCTAAGTTGTTAGCTGAAAAGTTAAAAGCTTTCTTTACATATGAACCTACTGATGGAGATGTAGGAAAATTAATAAGAGCTATTTTAAGAGAGAAAAGAGATGTGGATAATAGAACTTTAGCATTATTATTTGCTGCTGATAGGATAGAGCATAATAAGATTATTAAAAAAGAGTTGAAGAAGAGAGATGTTGTGTGTGATAGATATTTTTATAGCTCATTAGCTTACCAATCTGTTTCAGGTGTTGATGAAGATTTTATAAAGAATATAAATAGATATATAATAGAGCCAGATATTACTTTTCTTTTGATTATTGACATTGAGAAAGCTTTAGAGAGAAAAAATAAAGATATGTTTGAAAATAAAGATTTTTTAGAGAAAGTCCAAAACAAGTATTTGGAACTTGCTAAAGAGTATAATTTTATAGTGATTGATGCTAATAGAGATGTGGAGGAGATACATAGAGATATTTTAAAGCACCTTTCCAAACACCTTCCATAA
- a CDS encoding monovalent cation/H+ antiporter subunit G (subunit G of antiporter complex involved in resistance to high concentrations of Na+, K+, Li+ and/or alkali): MIELIKDILIFISSLGILIASYRLWIERDRKNIIYARIHILGVIDCACFIIFIALGKILLAIVYLILAPFLAHAIANAYYKDKYKDSD; the protein is encoded by the coding sequence ATGATTGAGTTAATTAAAGATATCCTCATTTTTATATCTTCTTTAGGGATTCTAATAGCATCATATAGGTTATGGATAGAGAGGGATAGAAAGAATATTATATATGCAAGGATACATATACTTGGAGTTATAGATTGTGCCTGTTTCATAATATTTATAGCTCTTGGAAAGATACTTTTAGCAATAGTTTATCTAATACTTGCACCTTTCTTAGCTCATGCTATAGCAAATGCCTACTATAAGGATAAATATAAGGATAGTGATTAA
- the artE gene encoding archaeosortase family protein ArtE — MILPNVNIEIVKECTGYFLTSGFLALTFALSKRIRDFIIGIFITILAYLVNILRILLISYFLNLGYRTIWHDILGYIIIIIFAPLLSYLYLRLIE; from the coding sequence ATAATTTTACCAAATGTAAATATTGAAATAGTAAAAGAATGCACAGGATATTTTTTAACATCAGGATTTTTAGCTTTGACATTTGCACTCTCAAAGAGGATAAGAGACTTTATTATTGGTATATTTATAACAATTTTAGCATATTTAGTTAATATATTAAGAATTCTATTAATCTCATATTTTTTAAATCTGGGTTATCGTACTATATGGCATGATATATTAGGATATATTATAATTATTATCTTTGCACCCTTACTATCCTATCTATATTTAAGGTTGATAGAGTGA
- a CDS encoding NOL1/NOP2/sun family putative RNA methylase, with amino-acid sequence MIRVNTLKISPEEVKERLEKKGVILEETFLDYAFKVKKSPFSIGATPEYLFGYYYLQSLSSMIPPIILNPKKRDFALDMCSAPGGKTTHMAQIMENQGVIVAVEISRERIKALKSNINRLGVLNTIVINADMREYKNYLLENNIFFDKILLDAPCSGNFIKDKNRNVSKKDILYCSIRQKELLNIGLDLLKKGGYLVYSTCSMEKEENEDVISYILNKREDIKLIKLKPKFKGINIKEGYIRGTLRVFPPDEPFFIAKIKKLF; translated from the coding sequence GTGATAAGAGTTAATACTCTAAAAATCTCTCCAGAAGAAGTTAAAGAGAGGTTAGAAAAAAAAGGGGTTATTTTAGAAGAAACATTTTTAGATTATGCTTTTAAAGTAAAAAAATCTCCATTTTCTATTGGAGCTACTCCAGAATATCTATTTGGCTACTACTATTTACAATCCCTCTCATCAATGATTCCTCCAATAATTTTAAATCCTAAAAAAAGAGATTTTGCACTTGATATGTGCTCTGCCCCAGGAGGAAAAACAACACATATGGCACAAATTATGGAAAATCAAGGAGTTATAGTTGCTGTTGAGATTAGTAGAGAAAGAATAAAAGCTTTAAAATCTAATATAAATAGATTGGGGGTTTTAAATACAATAGTAATAAATGCTGATATGAGAGAATATAAGAATTATTTATTAGAAAATAATATATTTTTTGATAAAATTTTATTAGATGCTCCATGTTCTGGAAATTTTATAAAAGACAAAAATAGGAATGTTTCCAAAAAGGATATATTATATTGCTCAATCAGGCAAAAAGAACTTTTAAACATAGGTTTAGATTTGTTAAAAAAAGGTGGTTATTTGGTTTATTCAACATGTTCAATGGAGAAAGAGGAGAATGAAGATGTTATAAGCTATATATTAAATAAAAGAGAAGATATAAAATTAATAAAACTTAAACCAAAATTTAAGGGAATAAACATTAAAGAAGGGTATATAAGAGGAACATTAAGAGTTTTTCCCCCAGATGAACCTTTTTTTATAGCTAAGATTAAAAAATTATTTTAA
- a CDS encoding ATP-binding cassette domain-containing protein: protein MEAVKVKNLVKKYGKKVALDNVSFSVKKGEIFGIVGRSGAGKTTLIKILRGVLDYDKGEIEILGRKDNFREITAIHLQRNFALWAEPVINNVIRKLYAIKNSADESLPMEEEWEEYEREALEILKLVGLEHKKEAFANILSGGEKQRLILARQIAKLYLKKEGVLLLDEPATMACPASKQMLLDAIKNIREKLNITVILTSHLPEIHKYLCDRCLLLEEGKVKMIDEPETVLEEFLKDMKKPYIRKPNIKERNIIEVRNVYKRYFVVHGGETLNLKDVSFDVKEGEIVSIIGPSGVGKTVMIRLLAGLEMPNKGKIIVDGVDMTNYGWERVELRKRIGVMHQEFSLPYYQTVENLLKYRLGVKGEKAIAHAKEKAKELNLSEKIVDAIYQLIDLPEPEKKAKLEKLGLSEDIIYLLFPPIVEDFNPKEILEALDLKEDILKKKVSELSGGEKVRVAMALQLITKPKILFLDEPFGDLDPITLRDVANYLKKINEKFGTTIVLVSHHVDFIKEISDRAILLDKDKIVMNGDPKEVCDEFIKRSEAKFLK from the coding sequence ATGGAAGCTGTAAAAGTTAAGAATTTAGTTAAAAAATATGGAAAAAAAGTAGCTTTAGATAATGTATCTTTTAGTGTTAAAAAAGGAGAGATATTTGGAATTGTTGGTAGAAGTGGTGCAGGAAAAACAACACTAATAAAAATTTTAAGAGGAGTTTTAGACTATGATAAGGGAGAAATTGAAATATTAGGGAGAAAAGATAATTTTAGGGAAATAACAGCTATTCATTTACAAAGAAACTTTGCTCTTTGGGCAGAACCTGTTATTAATAATGTTATTAGGAAACTCTATGCTATAAAAAACAGTGCTGATGAATCCCTACCTATGGAAGAAGAGTGGGAAGAGTATGAGAGAGAAGCTTTAGAAATTTTAAAACTTGTTGGTTTGGAGCATAAAAAAGAGGCTTTTGCTAACATTTTAAGTGGTGGGGAGAAGCAGAGGTTAATATTGGCAAGACAGATAGCTAAATTATATCTTAAAAAAGAAGGTGTTTTATTATTAGATGAGCCTGCTACAATGGCATGTCCTGCTTCTAAGCAGATGTTATTAGATGCTATTAAAAATATAAGGGAAAAGTTAAATATAACAGTAATTTTAACCTCACATCTGCCAGAGATTCATAAATATTTATGTGATAGATGTCTTTTATTGGAAGAAGGTAAAGTTAAGATGATAGATGAACCAGAAACTGTTTTAGAGGAATTCTTAAAAGATATGAAGAAACCATATATTAGGAAACCTAACATAAAAGAGAGGAATATAATAGAGGTAAGAAATGTTTATAAGAGATATTTTGTTGTTCATGGTGGTGAAACATTAAATTTGAAAGATGTATCCTTTGATGTAAAGGAAGGAGAAATAGTTTCAATAATTGGCCCTAGTGGAGTAGGAAAAACAGTTATGATAAGGTTATTGGCAGGATTAGAAATGCCAAATAAGGGTAAGATAATAGTTGATGGAGTAGATATGACAAATTATGGATGGGAAAGGGTAGAGTTAAGAAAAAGGATTGGAGTTATGCATCAAGAATTTTCTTTACCATACTATCAGACAGTAGAGAACCTTTTAAAATATAGGTTAGGTGTGAAGGGAGAAAAAGCTATAGCTCATGCTAAAGAGAAAGCTAAAGAGTTGAATCTTTCTGAGAAGATTGTAGATGCTATTTATCAACTTATTGATCTTCCTGAGCCAGAAAAAAAGGCTAAGTTAGAGAAATTAGGGTTAAGTGAAGATATCATCTATTTATTATTCCCCCCAATAGTTGAAGATTTCAACCCAAAAGAGATATTGGAAGCATTAGATTTAAAAGAAGATATTTTAAAAAAGAAAGTTTCTGAACTTAGTGGCGGAGAAAAAGTTAGAGTAGCTATGGCATTACAGTTAATAACAAAACCTAAGATATTGTTTTTAGATGAACCTTTTGGAGATTTAGATCCAATAACATTAAGAGATGTAGCTAACTATTTGAAGAAGATAAATGAGAAGTTTGGAACAACAATAGTCCTTGTTTCACACCATGTTGATTTTATAAAGGAGATTAGTGATAGAGCTATACTTTTAGATAAAGATAAGATAGTTATGAATGGAGATCCAAAGGAGGTTTGTGATGAATTTATAAAAAGAAGTGAGGCAAAATTTTTAAAATAA
- the coaBC gene encoding bifunctional phosphopantothenoylcysteine decarboxylase/phosphopantothenate--cysteine ligase CoaBC yields the protein MLRNKKIVVALTASIAAVEAFRLIRELKKLGAEVYCIATKETFDIIGRKALEFTADKVMDEISGDVEHVSLYNNCDLLIIYPATANIISKISSKIADNIVNTTALVFLNHKPIIIAPAMHINMYENIREHLEKLSNYNHVYILQPRFENGKAKIAKVDDVIKKIFEIFNKDKKRVLILNGATAEFIDDVRVITNLSSGKMGNALAEALLKYFNVEMILGIGEKPRWVKCYRALTSEEMLNKALDLGKDFDIIISSAAISDFITEKLEGKVSSDNELIIKLKPNKKILKELRKRFKDKIIIGFKAEYNVDKDELIRRAKRRMEEYGLDMIIANDLSKYYFGSDETEVYAITKDKIELISGKKREVAEKLAEIINVITNGSCKS from the coding sequence ATGTTAAGAAATAAAAAAATAGTTGTTGCTCTTACAGCTTCAATAGCTGCTGTTGAAGCTTTTAGGCTGATAAGAGAGTTAAAAAAATTAGGAGCTGAAGTTTATTGCATAGCCACAAAAGAAACTTTTGATATTATTGGTAGAAAAGCTTTGGAATTTACAGCTGATAAGGTAATGGATGAGATATCTGGAGATGTGGAACATGTGTCTCTCTATAATAATTGTGATCTTCTCATTATATATCCTGCTACAGCTAATATAATTAGTAAAATTAGCTCAAAAATAGCTGACAATATTGTTAATACTACAGCTTTAGTATTTTTAAACCATAAGCCAATAATTATAGCTCCTGCTATGCATATAAACATGTATGAAAATATAAGAGAACATTTAGAGAAGTTAAGCAATTACAACCATGTCTATATCTTACAACCTAGATTTGAAAATGGTAAGGCTAAGATAGCTAAAGTAGATGATGTTATAAAAAAGATCTTTGAAATATTTAATAAAGATAAAAAAAGAGTATTAATTTTAAATGGGGCTACTGCTGAATTTATTGATGATGTAAGGGTGATAACAAACTTATCATCTGGAAAAATGGGAAATGCTTTAGCTGAAGCTTTATTAAAGTATTTTAATGTTGAAATGATTTTAGGTATTGGTGAAAAGCCAAGATGGGTAAAATGTTATAGAGCATTAACATCTGAAGAGATGTTAAATAAAGCTTTAGATCTAGGAAAAGATTTTGATATAATTATTTCTTCTGCAGCAATCTCTGACTTTATCACTGAAAAGTTGGAAGGTAAGGTTAGCTCTGATAATGAGTTAATAATAAAGTTAAAGCCAAATAAAAAGATATTAAAAGAACTAAGAAAAAGATTTAAAGATAAAATTATAATAGGTTTTAAAGCTGAATACAATGTAGATAAAGATGAGCTTATAAGAAGGGCTAAGAGAAGGATGGAAGAGTATGGATTGGATATGATTATAGCTAATGACCTATCAAAATATTATTTTGGCTCTGATGAAACAGAAGTTTATGCGATAACAAAAGATAAAATAGAGTTAATATCTGGAAAAAAAAGAGAAGTTGCTGAAAAATTAGCAGAGATCATAAATGTGATCACAAATGGAAGCTGTAAAAGTTAA
- a CDS encoding aspartate dehydrogenase, with protein MISGDEKMRVGIVGCGAIGCFLVRKAKEKVLKADIVALYDRNIEKAEKLAELVGAKVCNSLDELVSEDLDLIVEAASVEAVEEVAEKALKSRKDVLIMSVGAFADKNVFLKLKRLAKENNRNIYIPSGAIGGLDIVKSLKYGEIEELILKTTKHPKALGLDINEKKKVFEGDVFEAIKRFPQNINISVTLSLASKKVAKVIIIADPNVKENIHEIFIKSSIGECYIKINNVPLEENPKTSALAAYSAVRLINEIKEVVKIG; from the coding sequence ATGATTTCTGGAGATGAAAAGATGAGAGTGGGTATAGTTGGTTGTGGGGCTATAGGATGTTTTTTAGTTAGAAAAGCTAAAGAAAAAGTTTTAAAAGCAGATATAGTAGCATTATATGATAGAAACATAGAAAAAGCAGAAAAACTTGCAGAATTGGTTGGAGCTAAAGTTTGTAATAGTTTAGATGAATTAGTTAGTGAGGATTTAGATTTAATAGTTGAAGCAGCTTCAGTTGAGGCAGTTGAAGAGGTTGCAGAAAAGGCATTGAAGAGCAGAAAAGATGTATTAATAATGAGTGTTGGAGCCTTTGCAGATAAAAATGTATTCTTAAAACTAAAAAGATTAGCTAAAGAAAATAATAGAAATATATACATCCCTTCAGGAGCCATTGGAGGGCTTGATATAGTAAAATCATTGAAGTATGGTGAAATTGAAGAGCTTATATTAAAGACTACAAAACACCCAAAAGCTTTAGGTTTAGATATTAATGAAAAAAAGAAAGTATTTGAAGGAGATGTATTTGAAGCTATTAAAAGATTTCCACAGAATATTAATATTTCTGTTACACTCTCATTAGCTTCTAAGAAGGTAGCTAAGGTTATTATTATAGCAGATCCTAATGTTAAAGAGAATATACATGAAATTTTTATAAAAAGCTCTATTGGAGAATGTTATATAAAGATAAATAATGTTCCATTGGAAGAAAATCCAAAAACTTCTGCTTTAGCAGCATATTCTGCTGTTAGGTTAATAAATGAAATTAAGGAGGTAGTGAAAATTGGTTAG
- a CDS encoding dihydropteroate synthase-like protein yields MKILIITGKLAEKRVKEAVKKYDFIDIHVANISVAAFLTPNLIIKEIKNLEKKYNKKLNQIYDFVLVTGLIRHDLKKVEEETGIACYKSTREAADIPLLIENLDKIKLSTKDYADLQLIDIIKERAEKEIEAVEKEEFNHIKIGNLKVGDDYPIRVLGEIVHAPWLKKEELEKKVMYYVECGADMIDLGMVSNENNKDKIKEMVSIVKDIEDIPVSIDTMNIEELKEAINYADLILSLDRGNIDTLIPYLKDSDVASVVLPTDYKNNIIPKSPDDKIKILKENIEKLLYNNIGKIIADPILEPINEGFIDSLIAYKKFKEFYDFPTFFGAGNVSELLDADSNGVHALLTAIAYEVRANIIFSPEASAKCKFSIKELKTASKMMFLAKRRNSLPKDLGIDLINYKDKRFEEEITFKNYNIPIIDAKENEKTILDEGSFKIEIDRENKKIIAIYFKNNKPTLIIRGEKAKEIYDTIINLKLIKRLDHACYLGRELSKAEIALKIGKKYNQDFELFYNDFWR; encoded by the coding sequence ATGAAGATATTAATAATAACTGGAAAATTGGCAGAAAAAAGGGTAAAGGAGGCTGTAAAAAAATATGATTTTATTGATATTCATGTAGCCAACATTTCAGTAGCTGCCTTCTTAACCCCTAACTTAATTATTAAAGAAATAAAGAATTTAGAGAAGAAGTATAATAAAAAGTTAAATCAGATTTATGATTTTGTTTTAGTTACAGGTCTTATTAGACATGATTTAAAAAAAGTAGAGGAAGAAACAGGAATTGCATGCTATAAATCTACAAGGGAAGCTGCGGATATTCCTCTCTTAATTGAAAATTTAGATAAAATAAAACTCTCAACAAAAGATTATGCTGATCTCCAATTAATAGATATTATAAAAGAGAGAGCTGAAAAAGAGATAGAAGCAGTAGAAAAAGAAGAGTTTAATCATATAAAGATTGGAAATTTGAAAGTTGGTGATGATTATCCTATAAGGGTTTTAGGAGAAATTGTTCATGCTCCATGGCTTAAAAAAGAAGAGCTTGAGAAAAAAGTTATGTATTATGTAGAATGTGGAGCTGATATGATAGATTTAGGAATGGTTAGTAATGAAAATAATAAAGATAAGATAAAGGAGATGGTTAGTATTGTTAAGGATATTGAAGATATTCCTGTGTCTATAGACACCATGAATATAGAGGAGTTGAAAGAGGCTATTAATTATGCTGATTTAATTTTAAGTTTAGATAGAGGGAATATTGATACACTAATTCCATATTTAAAAGATTCTGATGTAGCTTCTGTAGTTCTACCCACTGACTACAAAAATAATATAATCCCAAAATCTCCAGATGATAAGATAAAAATTCTTAAAGAAAATATTGAAAAACTTTTATATAACAATATTGGAAAGATCATTGCTGATCCTATTTTAGAGCCTATAAATGAAGGGTTTATTGATAGCTTGATAGCTTATAAAAAATTTAAAGAGTTTTATGATTTTCCGACATTTTTTGGTGCTGGAAATGTTTCAGAGCTTTTAGATGCTGATAGTAATGGAGTTCATGCTCTTTTAACTGCTATAGCATATGAAGTTAGAGCAAACATTATTTTCTCTCCTGAAGCTTCTGCAAAATGTAAATTTTCAATTAAAGAATTAAAAACTGCTTCAAAAATGATGTTTTTAGCTAAAAGAAGGAATTCTTTACCAAAGGATTTAGGAATAGATTTGATAAACTATAAAGATAAGAGATTTGAAGAAGAGATAACATTTAAAAATTACAATATTCCAATAATTGATGCTAAAGAGAATGAAAAAACTATACTTGATGAGGGAAGCTTTAAAATAGAAATTGATAGAGAAAATAAAAAAATTATTGCAATATATTTTAAAAATAATAAGCCAACTTTAATTATAAGAGGGGAAAAAGCCAAAGAAATTTATGATACTATTATAAATCTTAAATTAATAAAGAGATTAGATCATGCATGTTATTTAGGGAGGGAGTTAAGTAAAGCTGAAATAGCTTTAAAAATTGGAAAAAAATATAATCAAGATTTTGAACTATTCTATAATGATTTCTGGAGATGA